GTAATTCAGTCTCGAAGATAATCTGAAACTACCTATTTCTGGAAGTGATCTCCGCCGATCCCTTTCGAGACGGATATATATTTCACTAAAGCCGACAGCCGAGATCCTGGACTTATATCCGTTGTAACTTGCTTTTGATGGGGGAgtcgcctccggcggccgggcggagcccggccgccggttgtgctcgcttcgcgagcgctTGGAACCAACGATTGTGCATGTTTTAGGGGTGTTGGCGGTTGTCTGAGTGAGATGTCAGGTGTACGTAGTTCCACTCTGAAGTCCTCTACCATGCGgctaatatttttgtctttCGGAGATAGATAAGGACGTGTGAAATAGCAATATAATGAGATTACTATATAGTTAATTGTGAGATTTTTACCCCGGCAAAGGCACGTGGTATTCGTAGTTTATATCGTGGTGTAAATATCATCTCTTAGAAGAAGCATTGAAGAAAGTAGAGTATAACTAGACTTCAAAGCTGGGTCTGCCAAACGCCAGTAGTAACTGTCTTTCATGTTTTTAGGCTGTCGGTCTTAAAACTGAGCCTCAAGAGGTACTAATTTCCTTAATTCCCAGTATAAATTCGAATTATAGCCTCGGTATCATAGCATCAGAAAGTCCACTAAATTTGCTCACGTGATTAATATATGCGATTCAGGATCCGCACGGCAGAGCTTAATTGTTCCCCCTGAGATCTCCATTTGTGGCGGTCGATGGTCAACAGGTTCGTGATTCACATAAATAAAACGAGTCCAAATGGTTCACCATGTTTCTAGCCTTTTCAACTATCGTTTTAAGTCCGATGACATTGCTATACCGGTTCCGTGTTATGGGAAACTGGAGGTTGGTCATTTGATTTTCGACCCATaattttggtggtggttgcACATATAATGACTGGGAACTCCCAgttccttctcttcttcttctttttttcttctcgtCTGTTAGAACAACTCTGCCTGCTAAGTTTGCACACCAGTATTGTTTCAAGATCTTTTTTAACCAGCGTTTTTCAACAattgtttttatttccaCCTGttttattgaaaagatGGGTTCTTTGGGTCAACTTGACTCTGATTTTTGCTTCCCTCCTGAGCAGGGTGAGCTTGACCGTTATGAATCTTCTTTGAGCTCTTCTGAGTCTGGTGACAGTGACGAAGAGGAATTGGATTTGAACCTCTACTTTGAACGTTCTCCTGCCGTTATCCGTGCTTTGGAAAAGTTTGATCAGTTCATGGCTGAGAACCCCAATCACAAGTTCTCCCACCGCCCCGCCAGACTCTCTGCCTTTGATTATCACCAGGATTTTATTCCTTCTCATTGCCCCGTTGATTCTGACGTTACTGTTGAATCAATTGAGACTTTGGATATTTCTGAGGATTGCGATGATTTTAATTTGGAGAATAAACCCATTGACATTGAggaagatggtgatgatacCGCCTCAATCTACTCGGATGACTTTGAGTCCGACGAAGATGAGTGTCCTCACTGGCCAGTTTACAGTGTTTCGGACTACattgatttgattaatCCAGATGGAGGAAACCCATACGAGATTTCAACCGAGTTATTGGATACTTCTGAGGCAGTCATTGAGTCTTCAGATGTCGAGCCAACCACTTCTGGCGATGACACTTTGGTGGATTCCACCGACGATGAACTTCCTGCTCCTTCTTTTGAGACTACTTCATCCGGCATCTCTGTTCTTGAGAAGCTTGCCAAATTTGAGCGATCTTATCGCGATATTGTTGCGAGAATCCCTTATCCCGCAAACCAAGCCTTTGCCAGAACAGattctgctgttgacaATCTTGTTTCCAAAGTCACTTCCATTGAGAAGACCTGTCAGGCACTTGATGCTGAGGAACCCCATGCTGAGTCTCTGGTCGAGGCAGGAAAACCATTGTCATGGCCTGAGGACGACACCTCTTATTTTGTTCCTGACATCATTGAAAATTTGGACATCCCTATTATCGACGTAACTGATGACAAGGGGTCATTTTTGAAACAGAAGCTGAAATCCAAAGTCAGCTCTCTTAAAAGAAAGTTTGCAATTCATAAGCGGGCTCCTATTTCCAAGTCTGCTCTTATGTTCAAGGGAATCCAAACAGCAATTTATGCTAATCCTCGATTGATTGATCCCGAGGTCACCCTCCCCTATGTGATGATGGGACTTAAGAAATACCGCCTTGGCGACGGATCTATTATTGACGTTCATTCACCATTGGTTTACGACAACATTCGTACACTTTGTGGAATCTCACATCGAGAGCTTTTGAATTCCTTTATGGATTCTGATCTGGTCAACTCCCATTCGTATGGAGGCAGATTGGTCACTCCTGATGCCAAGTACATCATTAAGACCATTCAATGCAAAGAGCATAAACTCATGGGTAGTTACGAGTTCTTGGACGAGTATTATTATCGTGTCAAGGAGAATCCCACCACTCAGCTCCCATTCTACCTTGGTCATTACACCATTCACATTGATGGCAAGGAGACTCATTTTGTTATCATGAAGAATATGGATCATTTGAATCCCAATGGTTCTATCTCTGTGGAGAGAGACGAGCGAGATAAGTTCATGACTCAGCTCAGAAAAGATGTCGAcctgttgaagaagcatGGCATTACCAATTATTCATTGATGGTTGGACTTGAGTGTGACCCTCATACTGGCGAACAACGACCTGTTACAGGTATGATTGATACCCTTTGCCCGTTTAGTCGGCGCAAGAGAGTGGAGAGTAATATCAGACGACTATTATCTGATAACTCCACTATGGAAGTTGTTCCCCCTCACCAGTATGGAATGGAGTTCCTTAATTTCATTCAATCTGCCTTGGTCTCTGGACTTGGCGGGTCAGTGGTCACACGTTGTTAAGTTCATTCCTTCATGCTGTGCGGGTCGCTGGTCGGTCAGCATTGTAGAGGCTATTATTGCCTTGTCTGTCAGTTCCCTGTTTCTTCGAGGGACCAATATTGGCAAAGACTATTAGTTCAGGGTGAGActatctttttctttgatagTCGACCAACCGAATTTTCAAGGCGGTCTTCAGACACACTTGTCATGGTTTCACCTTTGGTTCTATTGGATTGGATCTCGTTTAGATTTCCCTTCGATTGGCGAGATTCAGTCGGCGGCATCCCGAGTCCTGACTGATATATACCGTCATTTCATTGGTTTCTGGTCTCAAGTCTCGCTACTCAGTCATTGTCCCTTGTTGTTCACTACATCCGTCGCCTCGCACACCGCGAGCAGCTGACCCTTTAGATCGTTCGACTACGGTAGAGCTGGCTCCTTGCCAGCCTACTCCTGGACATTCTCGACTCCGTCCAATTACGGCGCTTCCTTagcgacattttggaaCTGGATTTCGAAGCTCACAATTTTCATGGACGGACAACGACTACAAGCAGACTTGAGACCTTAGGTGATCACATTTTTATTCCTAACCTGACCAATGGACCCTTAATAGTACCACCCTACTATGACTTGGACACTGATCTCCAATTTTAGGATTCAGAGGCTCGACAAATCAATCTAATGGACTagttgattttgttctAATGGGATTTCTTGTATTGATTGAGAGATCCTTCACTTGTTAAGGAACTGGCGGACAAGTATAGAAGAACAGAAGCTAGGCCGGCTAGTGGTACCCGCACACTTGATTGATTTGAGCTTAATAGcctattattatttcttacctgttgttgttgttgttaacTTTATTGTACTCGCACAAGTTGAACTCTGtctttattaatattattaatttttttgtaattTTCGAAAACTTTCTAATCACCGAATCCTTCGGTTCTAGTAATTGACTACAATCAAACTAATTAATTATGACACATATATATTAACAAGTCAAAATGCTTATGTAGCTTATACCATAATTCAAATGCCAATACCCACCAGGTGTTCATAACTTTAGGTGTTAATAACTTTTTTACATAGCAAATGGTGTTTGACAAAAGTTTATGGCTGTGATTAGTAGCAATAGATTTATTAGAAGAGCGGGATATATGTACTGGTAGTAGTATTTTTATTCGCTACATGCTTGATGTCTAGTACTGAATATCAACTTTTTAGAGAGGATCACGGGAGTTGATAATTGTGTAGCCATGGTCTAACTGAGATCTGTCTCGCAGAGTTCCCATAAATACACTTGGCCTGGTTAGTGGAGTATTATAGATTTTTGGCAAGGCGAATCTATTGGCATCCTCTGgaattaaataaaaaaaaatatatcgaGATTTATGTtggttatttattattttcacatCTGGTTACTGAAGTACGAGCAAGGTCCACATGCCTCAGTACCCAACATCTAAAAAATCGaatcaaaaaaagttgaaaaaaatcTCATCTGAGCTTAGCAGAATTGTCTCATTTATATACAGAATCCACTTTCGTCTTTAGAGCAAACGATTCTATTAAATAACGAGCCAGCCAGCATCACCCTTTACCCCTGAGGACCCAGTCAGAGTCGAACCCGCCAGcgcgctcgcgaagcgagcacaaccaggtccgggcggagcccggccgccggaggcatggccCGGGTCTCGAGAGGTGCAGCAGCACGCGGTTAAGCGCATGAGCGAGCCCGAGTGCTCCACATTTCGGATGCGTCGTAAGTGCGGGACAAAACGCGGACAGACTCATATATGAAAAACGCCAGAATCGTCAGGCTTTTTTTAAAGTTTTTACAGCAGTTTTGACAGCACTGAAGACACAAACTGGTTTTGGGTTGAAATAAAAAGTGAATTGGCGTGCTACTAAGCGGAAACGACACGGATTTCGGATTGAAACTAGAAGAACTGGTAGAAGGAGAACCGGTTGTCGCAGTTGAGTCGAGAGCCGTGGCTCGATCTGCTATTTACGTTGGAGAAAACTGGGGTTTATTATCCAGTTTTTGATTCACGCCGTTCAAATTCGAAAAGTTATTATCGAGTTGATAGTTACGAGGTATGTATGAAGTGGCAaggattatttttttatggAGATAATTGGTTGATTGGCGTTGGCTGATGCTGTTATGAGAGATGGGGTTTGTAGATGAGGTACTCAGAAGTTGATAGATCAGATCACTGGTTGTGGATGATTAATGGAACTTATATTAACATAAATAGATAGATTTAAAAAGCTGTTTGCTTATTatagtttgttttttgtatCGATCCAGTAGCATCCGGCGCATGTTCAGGTCgttattgattttgacagTTGGTGTACCGCAGCAGATTCAGTCTTGTAATAATCAACATAGATCCAGATCTCAGTGTGGTTCCGGCTAATACAAATTAGGATTTTTCGGGATTCGGGATCTGGGTTCTGCTGATTTGGTTCTGCTATTgagttttggtttgtttttccGGTGTTGATTCCACACTATAGCAAACTCTATTTCAACGTTGATCAACAACTTTCAGATTAAAATTTCAGTTTCGAAATCTTGATTTCAGTTTTGCCTAACGCCTTCCAAATTTCAGTATTATCGCTATTACTATTGTATATTGTTGGCGAAAAGTGTGAACTGTGTATAGTGGGTTCGTCAATTGTGTAGTAGGATCGTGTCATGTCTCATTATCATCCTCAGTATCCACCTCAGCCACAGGCTCAGGCTCAAGCCCTACAGTCACATGGTGGTGCTCGTCAAGGTTCTGCTAGACCGCctaatataaatactggTTATTATCCACCTCAGCCTGGATATGGCGGTCAACAGCATCCACATCCTTCTCAACcgcaccagcatcagcatcaccagcctcaacaacagccacaaccTGGCTactctggttctggaaATGGAGCATATCCTCCAATAAAAGGCAGTGGTGCGACTGGGGCTGTTGGAATGGGCGGTGGAGGTGCATATCCCACTAATCCTCCACTCAAGAGCCCGACTGAAGTCCCATTAAAAAGTCCAATTGGTGGATTTCCAGGGAGACCCAGCGGGTCTCCTCATAGCCAGGGTCATGCCAGTCAGGGCTATAGGCAACCAGCACCTGCTAATAGTCACGGCCAGACATCTAACTCACACTGGAGACCACCACAGCCTGGCTATGGGGCTTCACCTCAAGGATATCCACAGAATGGGCAATATGGTCAACAGGGTTATCCAACCTCGCAGGGGTCGAGAAATCAAATACCTCATGCTTCCAGTagccagcagctggagttTCCGCCTCCTCGAAGACCACAAATACAAAAGTCACATTCTTCGCACGGTCTTGGCACTCATGCCTCGTCTTCTCAACCACAAGGTTATcctcaagctcaacaggGTTATCAGTACCAACAAGCGCCAAAATCACAGGCTCCGACCAGTCAGCCATACCCGGGTCAACAACCTCGACAAGGGCATCAATCGCCTCAAAGACAGGGACAACCACAGGGACATTCGCAAGGTCATCCACAGAGTCATCCACAGTATGACCAACAACCTGCACCACAACAGGACTATCAGAATGGTCAATACCAGCAGACTCAGTATGAGAAGGGCTACTCTCAGCCACCACAGGGTCAATATAGTCAGTACCCACAAGGTCAATCACAACCAGCTCCAGCCCAATATAATCAGCAACCTCAtgctgctcctcctccacaAACCCAGCAGCAACGTCCTAATAGCGGATCAAGACAACCAACTTCAGCGTCTAATGGGTACCGTGGAGAGCCAAATATGATCCCTGGATCAATGGGACCGGGACCTGGTCCATATGGCCGGTCTCAGACATCCAATCCCAGTGGTGGAAGATACTCGGCATCACAACCGGAGTTATCAGATCGTCGTATGAATCCACCAGTTGCAGCCAATCCTCACTACTCACCAGACACTAGCCACAGTAGTTTGGTTTCGCCTCAAAGATCAGCTTCCCCAGCTGGTGGTTATGCCAGACCCGGTCCACAACCTAGACATAGATCAGCTGGTGGTCCTAGTGGACATCCCAATGGACCTGGAGTTGGTAGTTCAGGTGTGCATGATGGACCAGGAGGAAGGTCATACTCCACTCCAGCTGTACACAGCCCATATAACCAGGGTTATAATGACTACCCATCGGAAAGCTACCAGAACGAGGCTTATCCAGTTGAAGCTACAAACATCCAACGAAATCAGGTTGAATACTCTCAACCACCAGTGGATGAAAGATCTCTGAAAAGCCCTACCAGCCCTACTTTCTACCAGGCTCCTGGTAATAAAGCTGCTAACATCTCAACCAACAAGATCCCTCCTGCCTCAACAATAGGAATCTCACCTATCTCACCTTTGGCAGCTGAATATCGAAAAGAACTGCCAGAGTCGCCTATCCAACTctatgatgatggtgacaTGTATTCATCTATCcacacaccaccacctcctagTGATAACGACCCATCCAGTCCATTCGCTGCTAGAGCTATAGCTGATACTGATACCAGTTCACCAGCGGAAACTGCTGATGTTCTTAATATGTATCTTGAGGACGAAAATAGCTATCTGCCGGGAAATTCTCAGGATCCTGCTAGGTCTCAGGCACGAGGATACCAAGGATCGGATCAAAGTGTTCCTCCAATGGTACCTCCTCACCAAACACCAGTCACCAGGCAACCTAAACAACCACAAGGACAGTCTCAAAGAAACATGAACGGAGTAAACAGTAATGTACGACCACCACCTGTAACAGTAGCCTCCCAGCACTCTACACAACGAGCAGTAACAGATGCTGGAGctcatcaacaccagtaCAGCAGCTCATCCCATCATTCCTCTGGTTCTTCAACTGGTCAAGCCGAGTCGtccaaaccaccaccagtaagACAATATGGCACTCAGCCAGCAGTGGACCCACTGAATGAAGTTCCTCCAAACGCCAAACCCAAGGTCCTGACTGTAGAAGAGTTTGAAAGGATCCGGAAACTGGCCAAACTGCATAATAACGATCCAGCTCTTCAACTCGAATTTGCCAAGAAATTGGTAGAAGCCAGTCAAAAGCTGACTCGTGAGTATTCCGACTCCAACACTGTTGCCAAACCAAATACCCGAGTCGACTCCAAGACCGAGAGACGTAATCGTGAAAACTGGATGAACCAAGCTTACAAAATAGTCAAAAAACTCAGTGGTAATCCAtatgctgatgctgttttCTACCTAGCTTCTAATTACAGTTCAGGAGGACTTGGTCTGGAAACAGATCATGAAAAGGCATATGAACTGTATATGAAAGCAGCCAAACTAGAACAAGCTGAAGCAGCCTACCGAGTGGCCGTTTGTAACGAAATCGGAGCAGGAACCAAGCGTGATCCCGTCAAGGCTGTTATGTGGTATAAGAAAGCAGCTCAAATGGGCGATGTGTCTGCTATGTATAAACTAGGAATGATCAGTCTGAATGGGCTTCTTGGTCAGTCTAAAAGTCTTATGGAAGCAGTCACCTGGCTTCAGCGAGCAGCAGATAAAGCCGATGCCGAAAACCCACATGCGGTTCATGAGCTAGGATTATTATATGAACGAGCCGATTCATACATCAACGATTCGATGAACGATCTCGGTACTTCTACAATGCTACTCAAAGATGACCACAAAGCCTTTGAGCTGTTTGTGAAAGCTGCTAAACTAGGGTACCCACCGTCACAATTCCGACTGGGCTGTTGTTACGAATACGGAACGCTAGGATGTCCTATCGATCCCAAACGAAGTATTGCCTGGTACAGTCGAGCTGCTGAGAAGGGTGAACCTGAAAGCGAGCTGGCTCTTTCCGGCTGGTACCTGACAGGATCCGAGGGCATTCTCCAACAATCGGACACCGAAGCGTACCTCTGGGCACGAAAAGCCGCAGAAAAGGGTCTTGCCAAAGCCGAGTACGCACTCGGATACTTCTCGGAAGTGGGAATCGGAGTCAAAGTCGACCGCGACGAGGCCAAGAAATGGTACTACAAAGCAGCCGCTCAAAAACACCCAAAAGCGCTCAGCAAAATCCAGGAACTTCGTTAATGAATCATACATTTTTTTGACCGGGtacatgcctccggcggctggggctccgccccagaccccgctgctcctctcgcttcgctcgagtcgtagCGTCGGGGGCCAGGCCGACAGTAGAAGAGGGACAATTGCTCCTGGCAGGGGTCATTTCCCGTCGAAACTCAGCCCTAGAAACCGTAGGGGACTCCCcaaaaccgactcgagcgaagcgagaggagcaaccagggtctggggcggagccccagccgccggaggctgacCCCTCAGTCACCAGAACCGAACCCCCGCTTCACCAGTCCCGTGTCGGGCGGGGGTAGTCCCTGCAGAGGAGGCGGCTCCGAATATTGCCGTTTTGGGCGGCAATTACCCGGAGCGAACGGTGCGTGTTAGGTTTTGACACGcgtgaaatttcagattCGGGGTGCGGCTGAGATGTGATCGGGGATTTTAGTGAGGATCTGCTGGAGTTTGTTCATGTCTTCCTTCACGTTCTATTAGTACAGGTAAGAGCTCGATTTACAACTCGTGCTTTGGAAAACAGGAATCCCCTTGTATTTGGTATGTAAAAAAATCAGATGGGAAGAGCGCCAAAAAGTGTTTGAAGCTGTTTTTGAACCGATTGTCCTGTCCCTGCTTGGGTTTCATCGATGTTTGTCATGTCCAGCATCGGGACTTAGTCCAGTAGTTACTGTAAGGTAACTGGTTTTGTCATGACAGTGGCAATGAATTCAGCACATGAATGAGAGAATTTTGTAGTTGCTCGTTAGTTGCTACCGTTTTTTGTCATAGATTGGCAGTTAATTTTACTGTTGAACGACTTTCAACAGTCGTGAAGTGGTGTAGTTCGAGTGGCTGGGCAATTCGAACCTGCGATAATGGTTTCAATAACTCGTAGAGTCATTTGATAAAATGCAAGATCGAGAAAAATGTGACCGATTTATTTACTATGAGCCTGGTGACAAGAATGTATACAAAGTATACTGGGAATCGCAGTTCATCAACTAGACTACACTTAAGTGCTACAACACCATGTCTTCGAATCATAATCTAACCAACCAAATTTCAGTTTAGCGTATAAAAAATGTCTCACgaaggtgaagaagaactcCTCGACTATTCCGACACTGAAGAAGTCGTCAACGTCCCAGCTCCCGAGGTTGCTTCTACcgaagcagctgctgctggcgtCAACGTCAAGCAGGAGGACGGTGACAAGAAGGGTTCCTATGTTGGTATCCACTCTACTGGTTTCCGTGATTTCTTGCTGAAGCCTGAGTTGCTCAGAGCTATTGTCGATTCTGGTTTCGAGCATCCTTCTGAAGGTAATTACAAAATTTAAACAAGCACTGCATAGCGGATTATAGCTAGCAGCAATGGGTGGGTGTTAAAGCAATTGTAACATGAGACGTGTCTAAATGCCAACGTGTCAACTGATTGTGTTGTATCTCATGTTTGTGTTGCACAAGTTTTCTTGAAAGTATATTGTAGTCGTAATTAAGCTATTTATGAAGCTTAATCCGTGCTCAAATATCAGCGTGTCAAGGTCTTGTATCTGTGCCTTGTGAAAGCATtctcattatcatcattcaTAATTGTTCATGGAAAGAACCAAACGTATCAAACATTTCCAATACCAAGAATTCGAGAAAGCAGGACTATTCCCTGTTTAGTTCAACATATATACCAACTTGCCAGCAATCTCATATTTATCGCTGATATGAAATCTTCAACATGCCAACATGCTATAAAGCAAAGTATGAAAACAACGTTTTTATACGAGGTCATTTTGTGGAGGATAGGTTATTCAGTTGAAGGGAGTTGACATTAATAGTGGATAAGAACGTCATAATTGGTGGTGAATAGGGTCAATGTCAACATTTATTACACGAAACATAATAAAATGGGACAATGTGGATGAATTGCGATGCGAGATGATACGATGATATGATGATATGAGTAAGAGGAATGACATTTAGCTTAACAAAGATACGCGACACGCAAAACATGAGATACAAAGACATGAATGATACATGTTACAATTGTTTCTACAAACAACCGTTGCAGCTAGCTTGAACATTGCAAGATATAAAGCAGACGGTTTGGAACCACTGTAAAAACCATACGAACAAACAACTAACAAACTCAGTTCAACAAGTGTGTATTCCTCAATCTATTCTTGGTACTGATGTCTTGTGTCAAGCCAAGTCTGGTTTGGGTAAGACTGCCGTTTTTGTCTTGTCGACTCTTCAACAAATCGACCCTGTTGACGGCGAGGTTTCCGTTTTGGTCTTGTGTCACACTAGAGAGTTGGCTTACCAAATCAAGAACGAGTATGCTCGTTTCTCCAAGTATCTTCCTGATGTTCGTACTGCCGTTGTTTACGGAGGTACTCCCATCCAAAAGGACATTGAtcttctcaagaagaaggaagaggCTCCTCACATCATTGTTGCCACTCCCGGTAGAATGAATGCTCTTGTCAGAGACAAGCACATTCGTTTAGGTAATGTCAGAACTTTTGTTATTGATGAGTGTGACAAGGTTTTGGAAGCTGTTGATATGAGACGTGATGTCCAAGAAATCTTCCGTTCCACTCCCCACCAAAAGCAGGTTATGATGTTCTCGGCCACTCTTTCCCAAGAGATTCGTCCTATCTGTAAGAGATTCATGCAAAATCCTTTGGAGATTTACGTCGATGATGAGACCAAGTTGACTCTTCACGGTTTGCAACAGTACTATGTCAAGCTtgaagagaaggagaagaaccGTAAGCTCAACGATTTGCTCGATAACCTCGAGTTCAACCAGGTTATTATCTTTGTCAAGTCGACCCACCGTGCCAACGAGCTCAACAAGTTGCTTAATGAGTGTAGTTTCCCTAGTATTGCTGTCCACAGTGGTATTCCTCAAGAAGAGCGTATCCTCCGTTATAAGTCATTCAAGGAGTTCAACAAGCGTATCTGTGTCTCTACCGATGTTTTCGGTCGTGGTATCGATATTGAGCGTATTAACTTGGCTATCAACTACGACCTTCCTCCTGAGGCTGATCAGTACCTCCACCGTGTTGGTCGTGCTGGTCGTTTCGGTACCAAGGGTCTCGCTGTTTCATTTGTTTCTTCTGAAGAGGATACTAAGGTCCTTGAGAAGATTCAAGAGCGTTTCGAGGTTAACATTGCTCCTTTCCCTGAGGAGGGTGTTGATCCTTCCACCTACATGAACACCTAAGCGACATGTAAAATTGGACAGGCTTCTACAAAAGCAAGCAATTCTGCtaaattatatatatattattattggttCTTAACCGTATCTCTGTATTTCTATAAAAATGAATCGATACGATGGTAATTGTACGGGTTGGATGAGTTGACCGGTGAAAGTGAACGGGTCTTGGGCTCTGCCCAAAGTCGTTATTCAATATTCGAGTTTACTGGGTGGTAGTAAAAATATCATTAATTTACAGAGTTCATGCCGTTTTTGATGCGTCTGGGCTATCAGTAGAACTAATAGTATCGactggttttgtttcaCGACGGATTTTTTCACTCAGAGCTGCACTGAGTTTGAACTCGGGATTGTTGCTCTTTGAAAGTTTCCTGAGTTGGTTCCAGTCTGATACCCGTTGCTTTTTCAATGAAGCAGATGCTTCGGCTTGTCCACATGGAACAAAGTCTACACTTTCAATCATAAAACTGACGCCATCATGAGATGCCAACCATGTTCTTGAATTGAATCCGTACCGGTATGAGCCTTGGTAGCGTTCCAGTCTGGGGAGAATTCTAATGGAAGCAATGCAATCAGTTAATGGCGAGATTGATTCATCAACCACCGTCGTGACTAATGGGTCTGGTAGCTTGAGGTGACCATTGTGATACAGAGCTGCTACAATATCCGAGTCATCTGTATAGATATCAGTTCCCCACAGCCTGCGCTCTGGAATAGCAAGATTCGTCTGGTGATTAAGGAAGCGACGAGGAATTCGAATTTG
The Sugiyamaella lignohabitans strain CBS 10342 chromosome A, complete sequence genome window above contains:
- the SUB2 gene encoding ATP-dependent RNA helicase SUB2 (Component of the TREX complex required for nuclear mRNA export; member of the DEAD-box RNA helicase superfamily and is involved in early and late steps of spliceosome assembly; homolog of the human splicing factor hUAP56; relocalizes from nucleus to cytoplasm upon DNA replication stress; GO_component: GO:0000781 - chromosome, telomeric region [Evidence IPI] [PMID 15942929]; GO_component: GO:0005737 - cytoplasm [Evidence IDA] [PMID 22842922]; GO_component: GO:0005634 - nucleus [Evidence IEA,IEA]; GO_component: GO:0005634 - nucleus [Evidence IDA] [PMID 11914276]; GO_component: GO:0005634 - nucleus [Evidence IDA] [PMID 22842922]; GO_component: GO:0005681 - spliceosomal complex [Evidence IEA]; GO_component: GO:0005681 - spliceosomal complex [Evidence TAS] [PMID 9476892]; GO_component: GO:0000346 - transcription export complex [Evidence IPI] [PMID 11979277]; GO_function: GO:0005524 - ATP binding [Evidence IEA,IEA]; GO_function: GO:0004004 - ATP-dependent RNA helicase activity [Evidence IGI,ISA] [PMID 11156602]; GO_function: GO:0008026 - ATP-dependent helicase activity [Evidence IEA]; GO_function: GO:0003723 - RNA binding [Evidence IEA]; GO_function: GO:0004386 - helicase activity [Evidence IEA,IEA]; GO_function: GO:0016787 - hydrolase activity [Evidence IEA]; GO_function: GO:0003676 - nucleic acid binding [Evidence IEA]; GO_function: GO:0000166 - nucleotide binding [Evidence IEA]; GO_process: GO:0006200 - ATP catabolic process [Evidence IEA]; GO_process: GO:0008380 - RNA splicing [Evidence IEA]; GO_process: GO:0006348 - chromatin silencing at telomere [Evidence IMP] [PMID 15942929]; GO_process: GO:0031124 - mRNA 3'-end processing [Evidence IMP] [PMID 18614048]; GO_process: GO:0006406 - mRNA export from nucleus [Evidence IDA,IMP,IPI] [PMID 11675790]; GO_process: GO:0006406 - mRNA export from nucleus [Evidence IDA,IMP] [PMID 11696331]; GO_process: GO:0006397 - mRNA processing [Evidence IEA]; GO_process: GO:0000398 - mRNA splicing, via spliceosome [Evidence IMP] [PMID 11156602]; GO_process: GO:0051028 - mRNA transport [Evidence IEA]; GO_process: GO:0006368 - transcription elongation from RNA polymerase II promoter [Evidence IMP] [PMID 17960421]; GO_process: GO:0006283 - transcription-coupled nucleotide-excision repair [Evidence IMP] [PMID 17537816]; GO_process: GO:0006810 - transport [Evidence IEA]), whose translation is MSHEGEEELLDYSDTEEVVNVPAPEVASTEAAAAGVNVKQEDGDKKGSYVGIHSTGFRDFLLKPELLRAIVDSGFEHPSEGNYKI